A stretch of the bacterium genome encodes the following:
- a CDS encoding response regulator transcription factor, producing MSAILIVDDDKDLVEGLRWYLEAEGYHVSAAYDGKSAIEAFHLHRPDVVVLDIMMPGMDGVQVCEIIRRESEAFILMLSARDGEIDKVRALSKGADDYVTKPFHVAEVVARIKALLRRSRGGNQAPTSYRWNSLHIIYDERQVFVNEAPVELTSVEFDLLVALVKHPKIVFQREQLIKRIWGDDYCSEQRLVDNHIYRLRDKLTKAGLDNCPIITIRGV from the coding sequence ATGAGCGCCATCCTAATTGTTGATGATGATAAAGACTTGGTAGAAGGCTTGAGATGGTATTTAGAAGCGGAAGGATATCATGTATCCGCCGCTTATGATGGCAAGTCAGCTATCGAAGCATTTCATCTGCATCGACCGGATGTGGTTGTGCTCGATATCATGATGCCAGGGATGGATGGCGTTCAAGTATGTGAGATAATCCGCCGTGAATCAGAAGCTTTCATTCTAATGTTATCCGCTCGTGACGGAGAAATTGACAAGGTCCGCGCTCTCTCCAAAGGCGCAGATGACTATGTGACAAAGCCTTTCCATGTTGCCGAAGTGGTTGCGCGTATTAAAGCTCTCTTGCGCCGAAGCCGTGGAGGAAATCAAGCACCGACTAGCTATCGTTGGAATTCCCTACATATCATCTACGATGAAAGACAAGTATTTGTCAACGAAGCACCTGTCGAATTAACTAGTGTTGAGTTCGATTTATTGGTTGCATTGGTGAAACATCCAAAGATCGTATTCCAGCGTGAGCAATTAATAAAGCGTATTTGGGGAGATGATTACTGCAGCGAGCAAAGGCTTGTCGACAATCATATTTATCGGCTACGCGATAAGCTGACGAAAGCCGGTCTTGACAATTGTCCAATTATTACTATTCGGGGGGT